GGATTTGATTTGATTTTATCAGGACATACTCATGCAGGGCAAATTTTTCCTTTTTCTTTGCTGGTGTATTTAGAGCAAGGCTTTGTGTATGGGCTTTATAAATTAAGTAAAGATAGCTTACTTTATGTAAGTAGTGGGGCTGGATTTTGGGGGCCTGCTGTGAGATTTTTAGCTCCTAGTGAGATAGCTTTGATTAGATTAAAAGGAGAATAGATGGGACTTAGCAATAGTGCTTCAAAAATGTTTGGAATCATAGCAAAATATAAATTTCCAAAAATCATACAAAAAAATATTAATAAAGCTTATGTAAATGCTTTTAATATTAATATGAGTGAATTTAAGTCTTTAGAAGAGTATGAGAGTTTAAATGCTTTATTTACAAGAAGCTTAATAAATGAGCGAAAATTAGAAGAAGGTTTTACAAGTCCAAGTGATGGTAAAATTTTAGAACTTGGAAGCAGTTTTCAAAATGATTTAAAAGAAAATTTAGCCTTTAGTATTAAAGGTTCAAGTTATAGCATAGAAGAGCTTTTAAAAAATTCAGCCAGCAAAGATGAATTAGAAAATGGCATAGATTATGTAAATATTTATTTATCTCCAAAAGATTATCATCATTATCATGCACCTTGTAAAATGCAAATTTTAAGCGCTACTTATATGAGTGGGGCTTTATTTAGTGTGAGTGAGGCAAAGCTTGCAAAAATTATAAATCTTTATACTAAAAATGAAAGAGTAGTTTTAAAGTGCTTGGTAGAAAATAAATTTATACTTTGGATGGTATTTGTTGGAGCTTTAAATGTAGGTAAAATGCACTTTAGCTTTGATACTAGCATACAAACTAACGCAGCAAATTTTGATTTTACTCATACTTATGAAGAGTTGTTTGTAGATAAAGGCCAAAGGCTTGGAAATTTTGAATTAGGTTCAACTATAGTTTTAATTGCCCAAAAAGGATTTTTGAAATTTAGCAAAAAAGCTTATGAGGAAGTTGAGTTTGCTAAGAAGATTGCGGATTTTCTTTAGAACCATCTTCATTTGCCACCTTATATAAAAATGCGAAAATTTCAGCTACTGCTTTATACATATTAGGTGGAATTTCATCGCCTAAGTCAAGCTTGCTAAGAACTTCTACTAAGTCCTTATCTTCTTTTATAGGAATGCCATTTTCTTTAGCTAAAGAGATGATTTTGGTGGCATTTTCGCCTTTGGCATTTGCTAGGATTTTTGGAGCATTTTGTTCTTGTTTGTTATAGCCTAGTGCAACAGCTTTTTTAGTTTTTTTACTCAAATTAAACCCTTGTGTTAAAGCCCATGTTAAAATCGTTATATTCTTCTTGATTTTGAAATTTGCTTTTAACGATATCACTAATGAAAAAATTAGAACTTAAAAGTCCTGCTTGATTTAATGCTTTTTTTAATTCATGTGCTCTTTCATAAAGTTTTTTTCTAAAATTTATATTTTCTACCATCATATTTATATCAATATATTTATCATTACTTAGAGATAAAAATACATTTATTTTTCCTAGTTTTTCAAATTCAAGATTTATTTGTGCATAGAATTTGTCTTTTTTGCCGCGTTTGAATACTACATTAGATTTTTCTAAATCTTCCCAAAAAAATGGTAAAAAAGTGTGTAAGCTATTGTTAGCTAAAGATAAAAGCTGGTTAAATTCAAGTTGAACTATAAGTCTATTTGCTTGATTTAAAATGCTTTCATTTTCTAAATTTTTAGCTAAATTTGAAACTTGCAAAAGGGTTGATTTTATATCTTGTTGTAATTCTGCATTAATTTGTGTTGTGTTTTTTTGTGTAATTTTGTTTAAATCTTTGATGGAAACTTCTAATTTTTTTTCAATATTTTTTATATCATCTAAAGAATTTTTTGCATCAAAACTCTTTGGATCTAAAGATTTCAATACTTCGTTGAGTTTGCGACTAATCAAACCTAGTTCTTTATTTATATTAGTTAAAATTTCCTCTTGTGAATTTTGTGAAAAATTAAGATTTTTACTAACATTTTGTTTGAAAATTTCTTCAATTAAATTTTTATTATCAGCAGTGATTTTACTCAAAGATATCTCTTGTGCTTTTGTTGTATTGTTTTCTAAGTTATTATTTTTATTGTTTTCTAGTTTATTTGTATTTTCTGAATTTGGTTTTTGTGTGTCTTTTTCATCTTTTATTGGCTCTTGTTTAATGTCTTTATTTGGTTTGTTTTCATTTGGGTTTTGTTCTTTTATATCTTTTGTGTGAGTGTTGTTGTTTTCTAAGTTATTGTTTTTATTGTTTTCTAATTTATTTGTATTTTCTGAATTTGGTTTTTGTGTGTCTTTTTCATCTTTTATTGGCTCTTGTTTGATGTCTTTACTTGGTTTGTTTTCATTTGGGTTTTGTTCTTTTATATCTTTTGAGTGAGTGTTTATGTTGGTATGTTTTTCATCTAGTTTATCGTTAGTGTTATTTGTAGGATGATTAGCCGTGTTGTTTGTATGCTTAATGTTTTTTAAAAGCGATATAAAATCTTTAATATTTTGACTTAATTCTTTTAAAATATGAGTATTTTGAATTTTTATATTTTGGGGTTTTGATAATTCTTTATTGACATGGATTAAATTCTTGCTTAAGTCTTTGATGAAATTATCTGCAATTTGTTGCAACTTTTTCTCATGAATTAAATTTGGATTTTTACTGATGTAGTTTTTGAAATTTTCTATTTTGTCAAAAAGCTTAAAAAGAGTTTTATATTGAGTTGAATCTAAGGTATTTTTATTTTCTTGCTTATGATTTTTTAATAATTGAATAAGTTCTTTTAGTGTGTTTGTGGTGTCAAGATTTTTAAGATCTAAATTAATGATATCATTTTTTAAATTTTGATTACTAGTGCTTTTGATGGTGTTTAAAAGATTAAAAAAACTTTGAGGAAGATTTTGTTCTTTTAAAGAATGGTTTAACTTAGCTTCTAAAAAAATTCCAGAATTTTTCACTAAAGAGGATAAATTTTTTATATTTATATCTTTTGCTGGTTTGATTAATTCTTCTAAATTTTGAAAAAGTTTTTCAAATTCTGGATTTTTAGAAAGTTCATTTTGTAATTTTTTTAGCTCATTGGCAAGATTAGGTGCAAAATTTAAGTCTTTATGATTTTTTAATACAGCAAGATTAGAATCTTTATCAGTTTTAATTTGATCTAAAAGCTTATTAAGCAATTCTTGTAGTTTTTGATCTATTTTGCTTACATAGTCTTTAGGAAGTTTTACATCACTTTCTTCTTTAAGAAATAAAGGGTTTTTCAAAACATCATTTAATGAAGTTTTTTTGTCTAATTTTTCTTTATTATTGTTTTCTTTGTTGGTTTCATTTTTAGCAAATTGGTTTTGATTAGAAATATTAGTGATCATCTAGCATTACCATATTTCCAGGTTTTCTTTTAAATTTAGTGAAATTTTTAAATTTTGGCTTGTCAATGGCAAAAATTATTAAAACACTTAATAAGCATATATAAAAATACATAAAACCATGTGCTTCAAAATAATACATTAAAGTTCCAAGAACTGCAGGTGCAAATAATGCTCCAAAAGAATAAGTAAATAAAACAGCACGACCAAGTTCTACTCTCTTGCTAGGATCATCTAACATATCATTTGCTCTTGCAAGTGAAAGAGCATATAAGCAACAAAGCCCCATACCTAATAAAAATCCAAAAAAGTATTTTAAATAAATATTTTCACTTAAAAATAATATACAAAGCATAGCACTTAATGCAGTAAAGGCACATAAAATAATGGCAAATTTGCGACTTATTTTATCAGAAAGTGTTCCGATAAAAAGTTGTGAAATAAAACCTCCTAGCATGGTTGAAAAAATGAAAAACGAAGCTTCTTTGGCACCAAAACCTTGTATAAGTATAAACAAAGATGACATAGAAAAAAATCCATTTAAAAGCATTCCTGCTATAAAACTTGTTACCAAAGCTAAGGGAACTATATCAAATACTTTTGGAATAGAAATTTTTGTTTTTTGTGGTAAAACGGGTTCTTTAATACGAATTAAAAACAAAGGTATGGAAGCAAACATAATAAAACTAGCACTCAAAATAAACACTGTGTGGCTTGGTAAATCAAAAGACATGAGTAAAATTCCAAAACCTGATGAAGAATAAAATACAACTTCATAAAAAGCAATAACTCTAGATCTTATGGCGTTTTTAGCTTTTTCATTAAGCCAAGATTCTATTACCATTAAAAGCGCATAATAGCAAAAGCCTAATAAAAATCTTAAAAACATCCAAAAATACAAATTTGAACTTAAACTATGTAGCATAGTTGATATGCCAAAAATAATAGCAAAAATTCCAAAAGATCTAATATGTCCTACTTTTGATACTATCCTATGAGCACTAATTGTGCTTACCATAGCTCCTAGAAAATAACAACTTCCAACAAGTCCTATATCAAAATTACTTACATTATTTTGTTTAAGTATAATAGCTATAGAATTAACCGTTAAAGCGCTTCCTATAAATACAAAAACCATACCAAAAAATAAAGCAGTTAATGATCTAATCGTTCTTTTTGAGCTTAACATTTTCTTATTATAAAATTATAAATTAACACAGCTAAAGGTGTTACAAACATTGCACAAAACAAGGAAAAAATATCCATTATTCCTTGAAACTCTAAAGCTAAAAATCCTAAAATCAAAAACACATAAGCAAGTATTTTAAATAAAGAAAAAAATACTAAAGCATTTTTGAAAATAAATTTAAATTTTGGTTTTAAATCGTCATCTATGCATACAAATTTTACAATTTTTGGAAAATAAAATTGTTTTTTTGTAAAAATTTGCAAAGGTTTTTGACGAAAATTATAATTTTTCGCATTTTTAATTATAAAATTTTTATAATTAAAAAAAGAAACAAAAATAATTAGATTTTGTGCTAAAAAACCAAATTCAAAGCTAATAAAAAATTTAAAATCAAATTCTTTGAAAAAGAAAATTCCTGCTAGAAAAGTTAAATTTAATCCTAGCAAGAGATAAAGTAAGATTTTAATTTTTAAAATCATTTTTTAAATCTTTATAACGATTTTCTTCTTTAAATTCATCATAGCTTTTAACTTGTGCTTTATAGGCTTTATATACATTTAAAATCGCAGCGCTAACCCCTATAAAAACACCTATCCAAAAAAGCCAAGTTATATTGGTTAAATTTTTTAAAAAATACCCTATACCTATACCAATTAAAACAGCAACTACCATAGAAATACCAAGACTTAATCCATCGGCTGCTTCTATACCTTTGCGTATAATTTTTTGTTTTTTACTCATATTGCTTTAAAACTTTCATAGGCTGCTTGGATTGTTTTGTCGATAATTTTTTTATCCATACTTTCACAAATAAAACCAGTTTCAAATTGAGATGGGGCTAAATATATGCCTTTGCTAAGCATTTGTGCGTGGAATTTAGCAAATAATTTTGTATTTGATTTTAAGGCATCTTGATAGTTATAAACAGGATTTTCGCAAAAGAAAAAGCCAAACATAGAGCCAATATAATTTACCTCTAATGCAATATTACACTCATTTGCAGCTTCTTTAAAACCTTGCATGAGTCTTTTAGCTAATTTTTCTAATTTTTCATACAAACCTTCATAATTTCTTGCTTTTTTTAAACTAGCATAACCAGCTGCCATAGCAAGTGGGTTGCCACTTAATGTTCCTGCTTGATATACTCCTCCTAGTGGGCTTAGCAAATCCATGATTTCAGCTCTTGCGGCAAATGCAGCAGCTGGCATACCACCTCCTATAACCTTGCCAAAAGTGACTATGTCAGCTTTAATATGGTTAATTCCATATGAACCCAAATAAGAAGCCCTAAACCCACTCATTACTTCATCAAAAATTAAAAGAATTTGATTTTCATCGCAGATTTTTCTCAATTCTTGTAAGAATTCTATTTTTGCAGGAACTAATCCCATATTTCCTGCTATTGGCTCTATGATAATACAAGCTATATTATCATCATTGGCGATTAAATTTTTAACACTATCTATATCGTTGTAGATTGCAACTAAAGTATTTTTAGCCACATCTTGTAATACACCTAAA
The genomic region above belongs to Campylobacter peloridis LMG 23910 and contains:
- a CDS encoding FlhB-like flagellar biosynthesis protein; its protein translation is MSKKTKKAVALGYNKQEQNAPKILANAKGENATKIISLAKENGIPIKEDKDLVEVLSKLDLGDEIPPNMYKAVAEIFAFLYKVANEDGSKENPQSS
- a CDS encoding flagellar hook-length control protein FliK, translating into MITNISNQNQFAKNETNKENNNKEKLDKKTSLNDVLKNPLFLKEESDVKLPKDYVSKIDQKLQELLNKLLDQIKTDKDSNLAVLKNHKDLNFAPNLANELKKLQNELSKNPEFEKLFQNLEELIKPAKDINIKNLSSLVKNSGIFLEAKLNHSLKEQNLPQSFFNLLNTIKSTSNQNLKNDIINLDLKNLDTTNTLKELIQLLKNHKQENKNTLDSTQYKTLFKLFDKIENFKNYISKNPNLIHEKKLQQIADNFIKDLSKNLIHVNKELSKPQNIKIQNTHILKELSQNIKDFISLLKNIKHTNNTANHPTNNTNDKLDEKHTNINTHSKDIKEQNPNENKPSKDIKQEPIKDEKDTQKPNSENTNKLENNKNNNLENNNTHTKDIKEQNPNENKPNKDIKQEPIKDEKDTQKPNSENTNKLENNKNNNLENNTTKAQEISLSKITADNKNLIEEIFKQNVSKNLNFSQNSQEEILTNINKELGLISRKLNEVLKSLDPKSFDAKNSLDDIKNIEKKLEVSIKDLNKITQKNTTQINAELQQDIKSTLLQVSNLAKNLENESILNQANRLIVQLEFNQLLSLANNSLHTFLPFFWEDLEKSNVVFKRGKKDKFYAQINLEFEKLGKINVFLSLSNDKYIDINMMVENINFRKKLYERAHELKKALNQAGLLSSNFFISDIVKSKFQNQEEYNDFNMGFNTRV
- a CDS encoding phosphatidylserine decarboxylase, which produces MGLSNSASKMFGIIAKYKFPKIIQKNINKAYVNAFNINMSEFKSLEEYESLNALFTRSLINERKLEEGFTSPSDGKILELGSSFQNDLKENLAFSIKGSSYSIEELLKNSASKDELENGIDYVNIYLSPKDYHHYHAPCKMQILSATYMSGALFSVSEAKLAKIINLYTKNERVVLKCLVENKFILWMVFVGALNVGKMHFSFDTSIQTNAANFDFTHTYEELFVDKGQRLGNFELGSTIVLIAQKGFLKFSKKAYEEVEFAKKIADFL
- a CDS encoding MFS transporter, which encodes MLSSKRTIRSLTALFFGMVFVFIGSALTVNSIAIILKQNNVSNFDIGLVGSCYFLGAMVSTISAHRIVSKVGHIRSFGIFAIIFGISTMLHSLSSNLYFWMFLRFLLGFCYYALLMVIESWLNEKAKNAIRSRVIAFYEVVFYSSSGFGILLMSFDLPSHTVFILSASFIMFASIPLFLIRIKEPVLPQKTKISIPKVFDIVPLALVTSFIAGMLLNGFFSMSSLFILIQGFGAKEASFFIFSTMLGGFISQLFIGTLSDKISRKFAIILCAFTALSAMLCILFLSENIYLKYFFGFLLGMGLCCLYALSLARANDMLDDPSKRVELGRAVLFTYSFGALFAPAVLGTLMYYFEAHGFMYFYICLLSVLIIFAIDKPKFKNFTKFKRKPGNMVMLDDH
- a CDS encoding AtpZ/AtpI family protein, which gives rise to MSKKQKIIRKGIEAADGLSLGISMVVAVLIGIGIGYFLKNLTNITWLFWIGVFIGVSAAILNVYKAYKAQVKSYDEFKEENRYKDLKNDFKN
- the hemL gene encoding glutamate-1-semialdehyde 2,1-aminomutase; this encodes MKNNKKAFEEACEFIAGGVDSPVRAFASVGSNPLFIQSGKGAYISDIENNVYIDYVQSWGPLLFGHCDEDIEKACKKALEHGSSFGAPTLAETKLAKFILKDWPHLDKIRFVSSGTEATMSAIRLARGFSKKDKIIKFEGCYHGHSDSLLVSAGSGAATFNTPSSLGVLQDVAKNTLVAIYNDIDSVKNLIANDDNIACIIIEPIAGNMGLVPAKIEFLQELRKICDENQILLIFDEVMSGFRASYLGSYGINHIKADIVTFGKVIGGGMPAAAFAARAEIMDLLSPLGGVYQAGTLSGNPLAMAAGYASLKKARNYEGLYEKLEKLAKRLMQGFKEAANECNIALEVNYIGSMFGFFFCENPVYNYQDALKSNTKLFAKFHAQMLSKGIYLAPSQFETGFICESMDKKIIDKTIQAAYESFKAI